In a single window of the Lacerta agilis isolate rLacAgi1 chromosome 15, rLacAgi1.pri, whole genome shotgun sequence genome:
- the ASH2L gene encoding set1/Ash2 histone methyltransferase complex subunit ASH2 isoform X2 translates to METESSSGKDALEGVGDSSEAMDNQTGSVDEENGRQLGEIELQCGICTKWFTAETFGIDTTACLPFMTNYSFHCNICHHSGNTYFLRKQANLKEMCLSALANLTWQSRTQDEHPKTMFSKDKDIIPFIDKYWECMTTRQRPGKMTWPNNIVKTMCKERDVFLVKEHPDPGSKDPEEDYPKFGLLDQDLANIGPAYDNQKQSSAVSTTGSLNGGIVAGTSGKGRGAKRKQQDGGTTGATKKTRSDPMFSAQRLPPHGYPLEHPFNKDGYRYILAEPDPHAPDPEKLELDCWAGKPIPGDLYRACLYERVLLALHDRAPQLKISDDRLTVIGEKGYSMVRASHGVRKGAWYFEISVDEMPPETAARLGWSQPLGNLQAPLGYDKFSYSWRSKKGTKFHQSIGKHYSSSYGQGDVLGFYISLPDETETAKSLPDTYKDKALIKFKSYLYFEEKDFVDKAEKSLKQAHGSQIIFYKNGASQGVAYKDIFEGVYFPAVSLYKGCTVSVNFGPYFKYPPRDISYRPISDMGWVAVVEHTLADVLYHVETEVDGRRSPPWEP, encoded by the exons GAGGGTGTTGGCGACAGTTCTGAAGCTATGGATAATCAGACCGGCTCAGTAGATGAAGAGAACGGACGACAGCTGGGAGAAATTGAGCTGCAGTGTGGAATTTGCACCAAATGGTTTACGGCAGAAACATTTGGCATTGATACCAC AGCCTGTCTGCCTTTTATGACCAACTACAGTTTCCATTGCAATATTTGTCATCACAGTGGGAATACGTACTTCTTAAGAAAACaagcaa ATCTGAAGGAAATGTGTCTTAGTGCGCTGGCAAACTTAACTTGGCAATCGAGGACCCAAGATGAACACCCGAAAACAATGTTTTCAAAAGATAAG GATATTATACCATTCATTGATAAGTATTGGGAGTGTATGACGACACGACAAAGACCAGGGAAGATGACTTGGCCGAATAATATTGTAAAAACAATG TGTAAAGAAAGGGACGTGTTCTTGGTGAAAGAGCATCCAGACCCAGGAAGCAAAGATCCAGAGGAAGATTACCCCAAATTTGGACTCTTAGACCAG GATCTTGCTAATATTGGTCCTGCGTATGATAACCAGAAACAGAGCAGTGCTGTATCTACCACCGGAAGTCTGAATG GGGGTATTGTGGCAGGAACTAgtgggaaaggaagaggagccaAACGCAAGCAGCAAGATGGAGGGACTACAGGTGCCACCAAGAAAACCaggag TGATCCTATGTTCTCCGCCCAGCGTCTTCCGCCTCACGGGTACCCATTGGAACACCCCTTTAATAAAGATGGATACCGTTACATTTTGGCTGAGCCTGACCCACATGCCCCTGACCCAGAGAAGCTAGAGCTAGACTGCTGGGCAGGCAAGCCTATTCCTGGAGATCTCTACAGAGCCTGCCTATACGAACGTGTCCTCCTAGCTCTGCATGACCGAG CTCCCCAGTTGAAGATCTCAGATGACAGATTGACAGTCATAGGAGAAAAAGGCTACTCCATGGTACGAGCCTCACATGGGGTGCGGAAAGGAGCCTGGTACTTTGAGATCTCTGTGGATGAGATGCCTCCTGAAACGGCTGCCAGACTTGGTTGGTCTCAGCCGCTAG GAAACCTTCAGGCTCCCCTTGGCTATGACAAGTTTAGTTACTCCTGGCGCAGCAAGAAAGGCACCAAGTTCCACCAGTCAATTGGTAAACATTATTCCTCAAGCTATGGCCAGGGAGACGTGCTTGGTTTTTATATCAGCCTTCCAGATGAAACCGAAACTGCCAAATCGTTACCAGATACTTACAAAGATAAG GCTTTGATCAAGTTCAAAAGCTACTTGTACTTCGAAGAGAAGGACTTTGTGGATAAAGCCGAGAAGAGTTTAAAACAAGCTCACGGAAGCCAA ATAATCTTCTATAAAAATGGTGCCAGCCAAGGAGTTGCATACAAAGATATTTTTGAAGGTGTTTATTTCCCTGCCGTCTCTCTGTATAAAGGCTGCACG GTTTCTGTAAACTTTGGACCCTACTTCAAATACCCACCAAGAGATATCAGTTACCGCCCG ATCAGCGACATGGGCTGGGTCGCTGTGGTAGAACACACACTGGCAGATGTCCTCTACCATGTAGAAACAGAAGTTGATGGGAGGCGCAGTCCACCTTGGGAACCTTGA
- the ASH2L gene encoding set1/Ash2 histone methyltransferase complex subunit ASH2 isoform X1, with product METESSSGKDALEGVGDSSEAMDNQTGSVDEENGRQLGEIELQCGICTKWFTAETFGIDTTACLPFMTNYSFHCNICHHSGNTYFLRKQANLKEMCLSALANLTWQSRTQDEHPKTMFSKDKDIIPFIDKYWECMTTRQRPGKMTWPNNIVKTMCKERDVFLVKEHPDPGSKDPEEDYPKFGLLDQDLANIGPAYDNQKQSSAVSTTGSLNGGASLGGGIVAGTSGKGRGAKRKQQDGGTTGATKKTRSDPMFSAQRLPPHGYPLEHPFNKDGYRYILAEPDPHAPDPEKLELDCWAGKPIPGDLYRACLYERVLLALHDRAPQLKISDDRLTVIGEKGYSMVRASHGVRKGAWYFEISVDEMPPETAARLGWSQPLGNLQAPLGYDKFSYSWRSKKGTKFHQSIGKHYSSSYGQGDVLGFYISLPDETETAKSLPDTYKDKALIKFKSYLYFEEKDFVDKAEKSLKQAHGSQIIFYKNGASQGVAYKDIFEGVYFPAVSLYKGCTVSVNFGPYFKYPPRDISYRPISDMGWVAVVEHTLADVLYHVETEVDGRRSPPWEP from the exons GAGGGTGTTGGCGACAGTTCTGAAGCTATGGATAATCAGACCGGCTCAGTAGATGAAGAGAACGGACGACAGCTGGGAGAAATTGAGCTGCAGTGTGGAATTTGCACCAAATGGTTTACGGCAGAAACATTTGGCATTGATACCAC AGCCTGTCTGCCTTTTATGACCAACTACAGTTTCCATTGCAATATTTGTCATCACAGTGGGAATACGTACTTCTTAAGAAAACaagcaa ATCTGAAGGAAATGTGTCTTAGTGCGCTGGCAAACTTAACTTGGCAATCGAGGACCCAAGATGAACACCCGAAAACAATGTTTTCAAAAGATAAG GATATTATACCATTCATTGATAAGTATTGGGAGTGTATGACGACACGACAAAGACCAGGGAAGATGACTTGGCCGAATAATATTGTAAAAACAATG TGTAAAGAAAGGGACGTGTTCTTGGTGAAAGAGCATCCAGACCCAGGAAGCAAAGATCCAGAGGAAGATTACCCCAAATTTGGACTCTTAGACCAG GATCTTGCTAATATTGGTCCTGCGTATGATAACCAGAAACAGAGCAGTGCTGTATCTACCACCGGAAGTCTGAATG GTGGAGCCTCTTTGGGAG GGGGTATTGTGGCAGGAACTAgtgggaaaggaagaggagccaAACGCAAGCAGCAAGATGGAGGGACTACAGGTGCCACCAAGAAAACCaggag TGATCCTATGTTCTCCGCCCAGCGTCTTCCGCCTCACGGGTACCCATTGGAACACCCCTTTAATAAAGATGGATACCGTTACATTTTGGCTGAGCCTGACCCACATGCCCCTGACCCAGAGAAGCTAGAGCTAGACTGCTGGGCAGGCAAGCCTATTCCTGGAGATCTCTACAGAGCCTGCCTATACGAACGTGTCCTCCTAGCTCTGCATGACCGAG CTCCCCAGTTGAAGATCTCAGATGACAGATTGACAGTCATAGGAGAAAAAGGCTACTCCATGGTACGAGCCTCACATGGGGTGCGGAAAGGAGCCTGGTACTTTGAGATCTCTGTGGATGAGATGCCTCCTGAAACGGCTGCCAGACTTGGTTGGTCTCAGCCGCTAG GAAACCTTCAGGCTCCCCTTGGCTATGACAAGTTTAGTTACTCCTGGCGCAGCAAGAAAGGCACCAAGTTCCACCAGTCAATTGGTAAACATTATTCCTCAAGCTATGGCCAGGGAGACGTGCTTGGTTTTTATATCAGCCTTCCAGATGAAACCGAAACTGCCAAATCGTTACCAGATACTTACAAAGATAAG GCTTTGATCAAGTTCAAAAGCTACTTGTACTTCGAAGAGAAGGACTTTGTGGATAAAGCCGAGAAGAGTTTAAAACAAGCTCACGGAAGCCAA ATAATCTTCTATAAAAATGGTGCCAGCCAAGGAGTTGCATACAAAGATATTTTTGAAGGTGTTTATTTCCCTGCCGTCTCTCTGTATAAAGGCTGCACG GTTTCTGTAAACTTTGGACCCTACTTCAAATACCCACCAAGAGATATCAGTTACCGCCCG ATCAGCGACATGGGCTGGGTCGCTGTGGTAGAACACACACTGGCAGATGTCCTCTACCATGTAGAAACAGAAGTTGATGGGAGGCGCAGTCCACCTTGGGAACCTTGA